From one Asterias amurensis chromosome 14, ASM3211899v1 genomic stretch:
- the LOC139947055 gene encoding uncharacterized protein: MDGSANKQRTTTPSSGLKRPAANAFIPLLLIKNGQALVKAVPYSILQRAMGTMQQSKRSRTESKKPETTSAIPESNGHQASSFPSCSNKTFSKPHDIGLSITDVKSISMNEYNKTAMKSQEKSHGVDTESMRLEQETNSTQNVGTLGSEADQFAKLKIKFSRQRNADPSTTWRVVPYNSTPAVSEKGHKDSRLRGPLTEQSSDNGSSGNMTKEHQIRQSDFNLARKWRVQEFEKSCARCKPFLNQPRATCAAPCESSSSSSAITTTEPSLTSSIHSFDNSTYQPELSMQYNVNRRKSKPRPHSPNTSLSTGSLPLVSPRGDHSCTDTSSSAGIPHKRRRLSAASSSGDFHSSIVEARPSQPDTSDTDSNTSSDLEDCPQWVYDKPVFSAKTTPVASKCRSREIPVVFESPRDEMIHNLKRLLEQQTQTLDELKAPGSRLVHAVWY, encoded by the exons ATGGATGGAAGTGCAAACAAGCAGCGAACGACGACGCCGTCATCGGGCCTCAAAAGGCCGGCTGCAAACGCCTTCATACCTCTGCTTCTCATCAAGAACGGACAGGCATTGGTGAAGGCGGTACCGTACAGCATCCTGCAGCGAGCCATGGGTACGATGCAACAGTCTAAACGCAGCAGAACAGAATCCAAGAAACCAGAAACAACATCAGCAATCCCTGAAAGCAACGGCCACCAGGCAAGTTCTTTCCCTTCTTGCTCCAACAAAACATTCAGTAAACCGCATGACATTGGATTGTCCATTACCGATGTTAAATCCATAAGCATGAACGAATACAACAAAACTGCAATGAAGAGCCAGGAAAAGTCTCATGGAGTTGACACAGAGAGCATGAGACTTGAGCAAGAAACCAACTCAACTCAAAACGTAGGGACACTTGGCTCGGAAGCCGATCAGTTTGCAAAACTGAAAATTAAATTTTCCCGCCAACGGAACGCCGATCCGAGTACAACATGGCGGGTTGTTCCATACAACTCCACACCAGCAGTATCTGAAAAGGGTCACAAAGACAGCAGACTGAGGGGACCATTAACGGAGCAATCTTCTGATAATGGCAGCTCTGGAAATATGACCAAGGAGCACCAAATTAGACAGAGTGATTTTAACCTCGCACGAAAATGGAGAGTGCAAGAATTTGAGAAGTCGTGTGCGAGGTGCAAGCCATTTTTAAACCAACCCCGGGCGACATGTGCTGCACCGTGCGAATCATCGTCATCATCGAGCGCTATAACCACCACAGAACCGTCGCTAACTTCTTCCATTCATTCATTTGACAACTCGACCTACCAACCAGAGCTGTCGATGCAGTACAACGTAAACCGGCGAAAGTCAAAACCTCGACCGCATTCCCCAAACACGTCACTGTCCACTGGTAGCCTGCCGCTGGTGTCGCCAAGGGGTGATCATTCGTGTACAGACACAAGCTCATCCGCTGGTATCCCACACAAGAGACGTCGACTCAGCGCAGCATCGTCCAGCGGGGATTTTCATAGCTCCATTGTGGAGGCACGGCCATCCCAACCAGACACCAGTGATACTGACAGCAATACCAGTAGCGACCTTGAGGATTGTCCGCAGTGGGTTTACGATAAACCGGTTTTCTCGGCTAAGACAACGCCAGTGGCCTCTAAATGCCGAAGCAGAGAGATCCCTGTGGTCTTTGAATCACCCAGGGATGAGATGATACACAATCTGAAGCGTCTTTTAGAACAACAGACACAAACTCTGGACGAATTAAAAGCGCCAGGCTCGAG ATTGGTCCATGCAGTCTGGTACTAG